In a genomic window of Thunnus thynnus chromosome 16, fThuThy2.1, whole genome shotgun sequence:
- the si:ch211-266g18.10 gene encoding axoneme-associated protein mst101(2) isoform X44, which yields MTEGDKSGPSSAASEPNAAAAAPPASSEKPKGLGLLNKLRVSVELMIALAALLSWVVVGVVMFDFVEYKAVPDIQQIITDPVQAVNDAVDEVSSLLNKFQECAPDLSDPMSAATYAADEIAEAKDGFVRYFSDEEGNFYLSYVDPVIIGRRAFHSTNDLVCGVVGSIRDTLCAIMDTIIDIILAINRGIIDLGFIDPVVIGRNVFSVTNDTVGVIMGYIQDALCFILDSVLDIMKDVQHSVGFSPMAVLKRTAEITTEQINMLVSYFSTLLMGEQGILPEVSIDPMKVVEDAVLEVSDKKDLFMAYISSMFVGDQGEPLATPVVDVVTEKDEISPADINLVRRKGEFLPPFEKVTEIMHAAKHEAVPAPEISEAPDSKMEEEEETEVPTEADGKETEEDDVKHAGLEETELEPSLKDEEILDAADSEEEKQEEAKEVDAVEEEEEEEEIKTEEDGAHMENEEEQEEEKEEGSVDTEKEEEDFKIEDDDNEQEEEEDIKTEEAEVKEEEELEEEEEAKTAENLVEYSEEEEETKTEEEVVEDEEDGEEEEEDEEEEEAAKTEEDFVEDEEEEEEEEEEAKAEEDFVEDEDEEKIEETKTEDEEEEEEEEEEEDGEEETKTEEGLGEEEEEEEEEEEEEETKLEEVLGQDEEEEEEEETKTEDMVEDEEEEEEEEEEEETKLAEALAQDEEEKESEEEEAITEEDVVEADEEEEEEEETEAAAATIDKDMETRDYDHEDDKEKDLHGDEDTDVKDQSVKTDWDDQALEEEDYKAVEEEKEEEKEPSVQHLHLEILSAEQLNDDSLVSESDDEDEEETMTSPHVHDKDEHADIVDDHDENNNNSENGKTEPKRKRKVHIPAERVRRVGSRAAHKEEHKQHDKVLKDAKERHAIKEVKDALMKDLKATEIEKEEKKENKTKVEKTVAIKPKEEKPKKEAKPEVKPTEKIPEKPKEEPQKKKVPKPSKEKKEVKKPSKEEKKEKKHLKEEKEAKKPPKEDKEVKKSPKEEKEVKKPLKEEKEVKKPLKEEKEVKKPPKEEKEVKKPPKEEKELKKPPKEEKEAKKLPKEEKEEKKPHKEEKEVKKPHRVEKEEKKHLKEEKEEKKPHKEEKEVKKPHRVEKEEKKHLEEEKEEKKPHKEEKEVKKPHRVEKEEKKHLKEEKEEKKPHKEEKEVKKPHRVEKEEKKHLKEEKEEKKPHKEEKEVKKPHRVEKEEKKHLKEEKEEKKPLKEEKEVKKPHRVEKEEKKHLKEEKEEKKPLKEEKEVKKPHRVEKEEKKHLKEEKEKKPPKEEKEVKKHLKEEKMPHNVTLFKKEREDKKPSKEETAEKKHVEKKEVKKPLKEEKEEKEAKKPSKEEKEDQKPSKEKKIQPSKKEREDEKALEEKRKMKEKVQKPSEKEKELKKLPKEEKEMKKPSAEEKPHRKEKEPTKKEKEPTELHKEEKEPAHPKVVHELKKHLREKEEELLHPKEEREPKKPSKEEKEPEKPPKKAKEVTKPPKEEKVVAKPPKVEPEKISKEKKQPVSKEVKEEKKERHLKEEVVPKKPSKEEKEPSKHPKMEEKERKGPTKKETEPKKLSKEEDREELSKEKKEVKISKVVKEVKKIHKEEHEPKKTSKKETEPTKPSKEEKEVKKAPKEDKEPAKKKDIKTEAKPQKAARGIKVVKKEVASVLKKEHLNVTKAAVEYKKPVKVLKAAKKHIIPVLKKEHMNVTKTEGREVTKVKAKPEPPKTKKVAAPKEPKKESKQKIKRKPGKPDIDEVKEKKKTIPTKKETEVSKPKVKPTPVHKDAEVTKEKAKHAPSKKEVPKEKAKAAPAKKEAAAPKEKPEPVILKKGHGGPARNASLVKEKVKIVPMKKDVKVAKEKVKAVFAKTTAEVSKQKPKPVHIKRETAPLRIKPSLVVKEAGAPQKNVSLTKEKAKVVPLKKEAVLKEKAKAKTSQKEHEAKPVHAKKEPEATKEKPKPAHEKKVAPSKSEETKKEKVKSLLRKKEPKVPEEKVKPKDLAQIRSHKKVTAVDITLEKTKHRARSFKISQTK from the exons ATGACTGAAG GGGACAAATCCGGCCCCTCGTCCGCCGCCAGTGAGCCCAATGCAGCAGCCGCAGCACCACCGGCGAGCTCTGAGAAACCTAAAGGTCTGGGGCTCCTCAATAAGCTGAGAGTGTCTGTGGAGCTGATGATTGCTCTGGCTGCTCTGCTGTCCTGGGTGGTGGTGGGAGTGGTGATGTTTGACTTTGTGGAGTACAAAGCAGTCCCTG ACATTCAGCAAATCATTACGGACCCTGTGCAAGCTGTAAATGATGCTGTTGATGAAGTATCCAGTCTGCTCAATAAGTTTCAAG AATGTGCGCCTGATTTAAGTGACCCCATGTCTGCTGCCACTTATGCGGCAGATGAAATAGCAGAAGCAAAGGATGGATTTGTTCGATATTTCTCAGATGAGGAGG GAAACTTCTACCTCAGCTACGTTGACCCTGTAATCATTGGCAGACGAGCTTTCCATTCAACTAATGACCTTGTGTGTGGAGTGGTGGGATCCATCAGGGACACACTCTGTGCTATCATGGATACTATAATTGATATTATATTGGCTATAAATAGAG gaATCATTGACCTTGGCTTCATCGACCCCGTGGTAATTGGCAGAAATGTCTTCAGTGTTACAAATGACACTGTGGGTGTAATAATGGGCTACATCCAGGATGCGCTCTGCTTCATTTTAGACAGTGTACTGGATATAATGAAAG ATGTCCAGCATTCTGTGGGATTCAGTCCTATGGCAGTCCTGAAGAGAACAGCAGAAATCACCACAGAACAGATTAACATGCTTGTGAGCTACTTCTCCACATTGCTGATGGGTGAACAAG GAATCTTGCCTGAGGTGTCCATTGACCCCATGAAAGTTGTTGAGGACGCTGTGTTGGAGGTCTCAGACAAGAAAGATTTGTTCATGGCTTATATATCAAGCATGTTCGTTGGTGATCAAG gTGAACCTCTTGCCACACCAGTTGTAGATGTAGTAACTGAAAAAg aTGAAATTTCTCCGGCTGATATTAATTTGGTCAGAAGGAAAG GTGAATTTCTGCCACCTTTCGAGAAAG TTACAGAGATCATGCACGCTGCCAAACATGAAGCTGTTCCTGCTCCAGAGATAAGTGAAGCCCCAGACTcaaagatggaggaggaggaggagactgaGGTTCCAACTGAAGCAGATGgcaaagagacagaggaagatgatg TGAAACATGCCGGCCTTGAAGAAACAGAACTCGAACCGTCACTGAAAGATGAGGAAATCCTTGATGCTGCTGACagtgaggaggagaaacaggaagaaGCAAAAGAGGTTGATGCtgtagaagaggaggaggaggaggaggagattaaAACAGAGGAGGATGGAGCACACATGGAAAatgaggaagagcaggaggaggaaaaagaggaaggaagtgTTGAcacagaaaaggaggaggaggacttcAAAATAGAGGATGATGACAacgaacaagaagaagaagaagatattaAAACAGAGGAGGCTGAAgtaaaggaagaggaggagctggaggaggaggaggaggccaaaACTGCAGAAAATTTGGTTGAatattcagaggaggaggaagaaacaaaaacagaagaagaggtggtagaagatgaggaggacggggaggaggaggaagaggatgaggaggaggaggaggcagccaAAACTGAAGAAGATTTTgtagaagatgaggaggaggaggaggaggaagaggaggaggccaaAGCTGAAGAAGATTTTGTagaagatgaggatgaggagaaaatagaagagacaaaaactgaagatgaggaggaggaggaggaggaggaggaggaggaagatggggAGGAGGAGACCAAAACTGAAGAAGGTttgggagaagaggaggaagaggaagaggaagaggaggaggaggaggagaccaAATTGGAAGAAGTTTTGGGacaagatgaggaggaagaggaggaggaggagacaaaaacagaagacatggttgaagatgaggaggaagaggaagaggaggaggaggaggaggagaccaAATTGGCAGAAGCTTTGGCAcaagatgaggaggagaaggagagtgaggaggaggaggcaatAACAGAAGAAGATGTTGTAGAGGCtgacgaggaggaagaggaggaggaggagactgaagctgctgctgccaccatTGATAAAGATATGGAGACCAGAGATTATGACCATGaagatgacaaagaaaaagatctTCATGGTGATGAAGATACTGATGTCAAAGATCAATCTGTAAAAACTGATTGGGACGATCAGGCTCTAGAGGAGGAAGATTATAAGGCAgtggaagaagagaaggaagaagaaaaagagccATCAGTCCAACATCTTCATCTTGAAATTCTGTCAGCTGAACAGCTCAATGATGACAGTTTAGTATCTGAAtctgatgatgaggatgaagaagaaaCGATGACTTCACCACATGTTCACGACAAAGACGAACACGCTGACATCGTCGATGATCACGatgagaacaacaacaacagcgaGAACGGGAAAACTGAACCTAAACGAAAGAGGAAGGTTCATATTCCCGCTGAGAGAGTCAGAAGAGTCGGATCCAGAGCTGCTCACAAAGaagaacacaaacaacatgataAAG TTCTCAAAGATGCAAAGGAAAGACACGCTATAAAAGAAGTTAAAGATGCCCTTATGAAAG ACCTAAAAGCCACAGAAAttgaaaaggaggagaaaaaggagaacaaaACCAAAGTTGAGAAAACCGTGGCGATAAAACCAAAGGAAGAAAAGCCAAAGAAGGAGGCCAAACCTGAGGTAAAACCTACTGAGAAGATACCAGAGAAGCCCAAAG AAGAACCCCAGAAGAAGAAAGTACCAAAGCCTTctaaggaaaagaaagaagtgaaGAAACCCTccaaagaagagaagaaggaaaagaagcatctaaaagaagagaaagaagccAAGAAACCACCTAAAGAAGATAAAGAAGTCAAGAAATCTCccaaagaagagaaagaagtcAAGAAACCActcaaagaagagaaagaagttaAGAAACCacttaaagaagaaaaagaagtcaAGAAACCTCccaaagaggagaaagaagtcAAGAAACCTCccaaagaggagaaagaattGAAGAAACCACccaaagaggagaaagaagccAAGAAACTACccaaagaagagaaagaggagaagaaacctcataaagaagagaaagaagtcAAGAAACCACATAGAgtagagaaagaggagaagaaacatctcaaagaagagaaagaggagaagaaacctcataaagaagagaaagaagtcAAGAAACCACATAGAgtagagaaagaggagaagaaacatctcgaagaagagaaagaggagaagaaacctcataaagaagagaaagaagtcAAGAAACCACATAGAgtagagaaagaggagaagaaacatctcaaagaagagaaagaagagaagaaacctcataaagaagagaaagaagtcAAGAAACCACATAGAgtagagaaagaggagaagaaacatctcaaagaagagaaagaggagaagaaacctcataaagaagagaaagaagtcAAGAAACCACATAGAgtagagaaagaggagaagaaacatctcaaagaagagaaagaggagaagaaacctcttaaagaagagaaagaagtcAAGAAACCACATAGAgtagagaaagaggagaagaaacatctcaaagaagagaaagaggagaagaaacctcttaaagaagagaaagaagtcAAGAAACCACATAGAgtagagaaagaggagaagaaacatctcaaagaagagaaagagaagaaacctcccaaagaagagaaagaagtgaAGAAACATCTCAAAGAAGAGAAGATGCCACACAACGTGACACTTTTCAAGAAGGAGAGGGAAGACAAGAAGCCTTCTAAGGAAGAGACAGCGGAGAAGAAGCATGTggagaaaaaagaagtgaagaaaCCTCtaaaagaagagaaggaggaaaaagaagcGAAGAAGCCCTctaaagaagagaaagaagatcAAAAGCCatctaaagaaaagaaaatacagccgtccaagaaagagagggaagacgAGAAGGCTCttgaagaaaagagaaaaatgaaggaaaaagttCAAAAGCCTTCCGAAAAGGAAAAAGAACTGAAGAAGCTTCctaaagaagagaaagaaatgaagaaacCTTCTGCGGAGGAAAAACCTCACCGAAAAGAGAAAGAACCaactaaaaaggaaaaagaaccAACAGAACTCcacaaagaagagaaagaacCAGCACATCCTAAAGTGGTACATGAACTCAAAAAGCATctcagagaaaaggaggaagaattACTGCAtccaaaagaagaaagagaaccAAAGAAGCcctcaaaagaagaaaaagaaccaGAAAAACCACCTAAGAAGGCCAAAGAAGTAACAAAGCCTCcaaaagaagagaaagtagTAGCAAAACCTCCAAAAGTAGAACCAGAAAAGATctcaaaagagaagaaacaaccAGTTTCTAAAGAggtgaaagaggaaaagaaagagaggcaTCTCAAAGAAGAGGTAGTACCAAAGAAACCAtctaaagaagaaaaagagccTTCAAAACATcctaaaatggaagaaaaagaaagaaaagggcCTACCAAAAAAGAGACAGAACCAAAGAAGCTGtctaaagaagaagacagagaggaactgtccaaagaaaagaaagaggttAAGATTTCTAAAGTAGTAAAAGAGGTCAAGAAGATTCACAAAGAAGAACATGAACCAAAGAAGACCTCTAAGAAGGAAACTGAACCAACAAAGCCTTctaaagaggagaaagaagtcAAGAAGGCTCCCAAAGAAGACAAAGAACCTGCAAAGAAGAAAGACATTAAGACAG aagctaaaccCCAAAAGGCTGCAAGAGGAATTAAAGTAGTCAAGAAGGAGGTTGCATCTGTCCTGAAGAAGGAACATCTTAATGTAACAAAAGCAG CTGTTGAATACAAGAAGCCTGTAAAGGTCCTGAAAGCTGCTAAAAAGCACATAATCCCTGTCCTGAAAAAGGAACATATGAATGTCACAAAAACAG AGGGTCGTGAAGTTACTAAGGTGAAAGCCAAACCAGAACCtccaaagacaaagaaag TGGCAGCTCCCAAGGAGCCCAAGAaggaatcaaaacaaaaaatcaaacgTAAACCTGGAAAACCTG ATATTGATGAagtgaaggaaaagaaaaaaacaatcccAACAAAGAAAG AAACTGAAGTTTCTAAACCAAAGGTCAAACCTACACCTGTTCATAAAG ATGCTGAAGTTACCAAAGAAAAAGCCAAACATGCTCCTTCAAAGAAGG AAGTTCCAAAGGAAAAGGCCAAAGCAGCTCCGGCTAAGAAAG AGGCAGCTGCTCCAAAAGAAAAGCCTGAGCCAGTTATCTTGAAAAAAG GACATGGAGGCCCTGCCAGAAATGCCTCCCTGGTGAAAGAGAAAGTCAAAATAGTGCCTATGAAGAAAG ATGTCAAGGTGGCAAAGGAGAAAGTCAAAGCAGTATTTGCAAAGACAA cagCTGAGGTTTCAAAACAGAAGCCCAAACCAGTTCATATAAAGAGGG AAACTGCTCCACTCAGGATAAAACCATCTCTGGTAGTCAAAG AAGCAGGAGCCCCACAGAAAAATGTCTCTCTAACAAAGGAAAAAGCGAAGGTGGTGCCATTGAAGAAAG AAGCTGTTCTGAAAGAAAAGGCAAAAGCAAAAACTTCACAGAAAG AACATGAGGCTAAGCCAGTTCATGCCAAAAAAG AGCCGGAGGCTACAAAGGAGAAGCCTAAACCAGCTCATGAAAAGAAAG taGCTCCTTCTAAAtcagaggaaacaaagaaagaaaaggtcaAATCACTCCTAAGGAAAAAAG AGCCAAAAGTCCCAGAGGAGAAAGTCAAACCAAAAG ATCTGGCACAAATCAGGTCACATAAAAAAGTCACTGCAGTAGACATTACATTAGAGAAAACAAAGCATAGAGCCAGAAGCTTCAAAATCAGCCAAACCAAGTAA